The genomic DNA GATAACAGCATGTCCGTGTTGAAGACTGGTATTTGCTTTTGTCCTTGGATCCCATCCCAAGCTTGGACCTGTCCGAATAAGGATAGAGTGCTTATGACAAACAAGAACGATATGGCTCATATTGGCTCCAACCTCTTATTCGGACAACGTCCCCAAGCTTTCAGAGTTTCTCTTAAATACCTCAAATAGAAACGATTTTGTGGTGTCGTCATGCCGCTGAGAGCTGATCCAGAGAAAGTCGAGATGTATATAAAAAACCTCAAGGACGATAGCTCCAACGTCCGGGCGCAGGCAGCAGAGGCGCTTGGCAAGATAGGCGATCCGAAAGCGGTGGGGCCACTGATCGATGCGCTTCTCGATGTGGATGCGAGCGTGAGATCAGAGGCCGCGGAGGCGCTGGGGAAGATCAAAGACGCCAGGGCTGTGGAGCCGCTGAGCAGGGCCCTGAACGATGCGAACGCTATTGTGAGGTGGAACGCGGCTTGGGCTCTTGGGAGCATAGGAGATCCGAGGGCGGTGGAGGCTCTCATCGGGGTGCTCAACGACATGAGCCAGGATGTGAGGCTCAACGCAGCATGCGCTCTCGGCAGCATCGGCGATCCGAGGGCTGTCGATCCTTTGCTCCCCATGCTGAAAGATACGAGCTGGAAGGTGCGATATCATGTTACAAGAGCTCTTGGGCTGATAGGCGACCCAAGGATTATCGACCATCTGGAAAGCATCAGCGACGAGAGCCCGATAGTACAGAAAGCGGTAAAAGAGACTGTAGAGCGGCTGAGGCAGCGCTGACAAAAATGCTGGGAACAGCGTGACCTCCCGAAGATTGGAGTTTGCGCCCTGCTACCCCTATCAGATGCCAGAGCGCTCAAGTCCCAGCTGTGAGGCCAGTGGATGAGCCCTCACCATCTCCACTGCCTCCTCGCGTGTCAACCCGGCGCCAATCGCTATCTCCACCGCTCTCTTTGAGGTGATCAGATCTTCAGGAGCATGTGTATCTGTATTCACAGCCATCTTTGCGCCAGCTTTCTTTGCAACGCGCACAACATGCCCATTTGTGAT from Methanothrix thermoacetophila PT includes the following:
- a CDS encoding HEAT repeat domain-containing protein, which codes for MPLRADPEKVEMYIKNLKDDSSNVRAQAAEALGKIGDPKAVGPLIDALLDVDASVRSEAAEALGKIKDARAVEPLSRALNDANAIVRWNAAWALGSIGDPRAVEALIGVLNDMSQDVRLNAACALGSIGDPRAVDPLLPMLKDTSWKVRYHVTRALGLIGDPRIIDHLESISDESPIVQKAVKETVERLRQR